Genomic segment of Arctopsyche grandis isolate Sample6627 chromosome 11, ASM5162203v2, whole genome shotgun sequence:
gtcgttattgcggcagacctattggccattggccggacataatactgtcaaaggagtggtgcgttcatgtgtcatttgtttcagaaataaaccactgtcacacaatagattaatgggattactcccgcttgaacgtaccactgcgaattttcctttcagtcatgtggggatagatttcgcaggaccttttcctgtgaagagtggttgcaataagaattctaagataattaagggttacgtttgtgtctttgtgtgtttttccagtaaggcagttcacttggaacttgtcggagacttaacgagttcaaatttcttaaattgtttaagaagattcgtagccagacgtggcaggcccaatacgatatattccgacaatgctactaattttgtcggtgcaagtcgtgaactcgttaatttagtaaaattaatttacgaacgtcctcatgaggagaagctactacggtatgtagcctccgaagggattcgttggaagtttaacccgccaagggcgcctcacatgggagggctgtgggaagcagcggttaaatccatgaagattcatttaaacaaggtgttaaaggccaccaccttaaatttcgaatcattttgtacggtattgactcaaatagaagcttgcatgaattcccgtcctcttagtcccttgtcttcggatccactagaccttttacccctcacacctggacatttcttaattggcagatccttactcgctcttccaatggaggttaaatataacactaatgtccatgccaatctgcttcagatacaattgaccacagcagcattttggaaacgttggtcggcggaatatttacattctttgcagttacgacacaaatggaagaaggactcgagcaacaatctgagtgtgggtcaaatggttctgttaaaggaggaacacatgctgccaacccgatgggtcttgggtcgagtcactaaattgtatcccggaccagatggcagagttcgagtcgtcgacgtctttactgccagcggagagtttcgtcggtccagtcatctagtggcgccattgccgattctaccacaaggaccacttgacaggaaggaagatcagcaagagggaggagaaacagcagcttcaattccgtcaacttcggtagcttagtttaacccgaagacactacccccaactcatattacttattagatgtaatcatgagtttaaatcattcaatgttaatagtagtactccgtaattcactttaattgtgttgtgtgtataatttaagctattttcattttaacattcggcagtatatatctccgaatttaatctaatcattttgtctttataatataagacttgtctcatgtcatcactcggaaggattatatccgagtttaaaataaactgttcaaatttgacagttaaaattagattcatgatttgttaatgttagtctccaagccacacttaatggagcatcttaaattatttcatgtctacttaattataacctgccgggagtcatccgcaggtcttatgtttcttgttatgaaaccataagttaactcttactgtttatagtatttatgtgaatcatagaataagtaaatattataatactgaacatttcgatgtttaacgtagagacatctataatcatagttcgccttcatttcctgcttgtaggaatgaatgaatgactttccaatttacttttaatttagcaatgtttgtgctacttgttgatgaaatcaagttaacttaggagcattacactcactaatcaagtttagttgatcggtaatagctgatctgtcttgacaactgtaacagtgtcaacattgtattgtctaagttaacatcaagatgaggaatgcttaagttttaaaccatatacagtccactctctcttctttaaagtaaacttatcttgtaatgcttattcacagcttcaaaggagatttcaaaaattttaatgtaaatagaaacaacattcaccagaggtatacctataagttgaaatattactgaaccaataaattgattttatcctcacactggatgaggcaaaggtttcattattcaccctctatttaattattttaagagctatgatttattgtaaacgactcgtcagtaatgctgtaactctgtagaataactgtattgttcaacagttttcctatgtgggactatgttccgacttttgtaatgacgtgtggcaaacagtcttattaactgattgtcgattggcattattgacgagttggcattagtgtcggcccaagcggaaatacgcgacggtcgacagagttcgagcagacggcgtacggacaacttgtgttccgtacgctccgctgaaccaccacgtgcaaattttacatttcaataaactacatcaaaccattatcgaagtcttttccaataACTCTGTTTTATCCGGTGGTCAATTTGGATTTAGATCGGGAAAGTCTACTGTTGATGCAATTCGCTGTGTCTTGAGGGAGTCTTCGGACTCTCCATCCAAGTATGTAGTTGCTGTTTTGTTGGACGTTGCTGGAGCGTTTGATAATGCCTGGTGGCCCATGCTATTGATCAAGTTGCGTCTGCTGGGATTGCATCCGAATTTACTATGCTTACTGCAGAGTTACTTGTCGGATAGGAAATTGGTTTTCGAACTCGGAGGACAGGTTGGTTTCAGGGATCTCTCTATTGGATGTCCACAGGGCTCCGTTTTGGGACCTATACTTTGGAACATTCTCGTCAATGACCTCTTTACAATCAATTTGCCGGAGGGTTGCAGGTTGGTTGCGTATGCTGATGACATCGTGTTGTTAACGCACGCAAAGTCCCGTGTTGAGATGGAATGTAGAGCTACTGCGGCACTTCACCTTCTAGACGATTGGGCCATAATTAACAAACTTTCTTTCTCGCCCTCTAAGTCCAAGTGCTTACTATTAAAAGGTTCTCTTGTTAGAGCCCCTAATATCAAACTCGGAGACTGTAAGATCAAATTCGTCAACGAGTACGCGTATTTAGGTGTTGTTCTCGATGTCGGGCTTACATTCAATGGTCATATTGGGAAAGCATTAGATAAAGCTAGGGTTTCCTTTGGTCGTATTGGTCGCCTTTGTGGTCGCTCTTGGGGTTTGGGTTTCCATGAAAAACGCTTGGTATACGATGCTGTGTTTGTGAACTCTTTGACGTATGCATCTAGCATTTGGGGTCATCGTGTCGAATTAAAGACGGTCCGTCGTACATTAAATAGTGGTCAGCGTTTTCCTCTGATCACTCTTACCCAGGCTTATCGCACTGCGTCTACTGACTCACTACAGATTCTTGCGGGTACATTGCCACTTGACTTGGTCGTCCAAATAAGAGCTGCTCGAGAAAAACTTCGTGGTGGGTTAGATGCTTCCGTCTCAGGCGTCCTTTTCCGTGCTCTTAATCAGTCACAGTGCGATGATCCTCGATTCTGGCAAAGTTTGAagtctgttattttaaattgtgctatTTCGGCTTGGCAACTTAGATGGGATTGTTCCTCTAAAGGTAGACAAACCTATTTGTTTTTTCCGAGGGTCACTTCGCGCCTTGAGCGTGATTGGCTGTCGCCTAGTTTTTGGACCAGTCAATTTTTAACTGGTCACGGCCACTTTAACGGCAAGCTCGCATCTATGGGCTTGGTATCTGAATCCTTTTGTTCGTGTTCTTTTCCGGAGCAGGATGCAGATCATattctgtggtcctgtcctgggatggaggctgagaggagggttctgctggacagcgtcaggggttctctcattggcctcctacatcatggggatctaataatgagtaaagcatcgtttagagctttcgaaaagttcgcggaatgctttgggaagctgtgttcccctggatgctactactccacttaattgcaaaagcatttatgtgttgatttattattattattattatttttttatattatattctgtgaatgtgtgtgtgtgtgagtgtgcgtttgctttttaggtgagtgtatgtatttgtggtttatgtgtgtgtgtatgtgtgtgtgtgtttgtgtgtgtgtgtatatatatgtgtgtgtgtgtatgtgtgtgtgtgtgtgtgtgtgtgcttgcgtgcttatgcacgcataatcatgcgtacatgtgtggcggctcgcttatacgacatggtcgagtttggttgccttcctgcgagtggggaccaacccggctgggttcggagagccactactcactctgtcttcagctgtcatataataaacacgtgcattaacatgccagtcgtctcattcgttcatcctccatacatgtatgtttacttgaggtgtgcgtgcattcgcacggcacatctcaggttttgtttcctaccgcatgcgcgctttatgtgttcatgcgttgttgttaattttgtacttggttatgtacaatgtggtttttttattagaacagtgatgtgcggttgttcttgtgcgatattcatgaacaaccgtctcgttctccgacgaaagggtctcttggactgtattcgtcggggggggtggtggcctcatgttgagggctttaagggtcaaattccgtgacctttaaagcgggcttagtatcagtaaatgtttcagtttcaaatttatacttaataacactgttcgacaaatgacgactgttaaaatgtttcagagacgggatatgacttttcttatagatctatgcccagtaaacacgaatctggcaataaaaagtgttgattggctcgagattcggagatatatgtgtttttaaatcgcgcgatttttctatatcttggtgttgttcggtcgatttctcaaaatctgttaattttctgttcaaaatgaatattggaatctacagtcgggtattttatctttcatttgtagtacttgtccgagccaaaaaccctcatggccgttggttgtcctcttacggcttcggcttttgttttctcttttttttacacTGACCATCTGTCAGTCGCTCTAGATTCTCCCGTGGGTCCGGCGCGGACCGCCAGATGCAGCGTCCCTCGTAAAAGCCGGCCTCGAACTAAGCCCCGAACTCTGGACCCGTGATCCGCGAGTCTGAGTCTGATCACGGCGAGCGCTCATTGGCATCATAGAAGGACTATGGCTTCTTCCATAGTCGTGCCTCACCGACTATGTCTATGACTATGACCTCACCGACCACGAGCTCTCAGACGCTCGTGAGACTCCGACCGAGAAGGTgttggcgtggctggtctacccttcctgaccagccacaGCCACAGCCACAGCCACAGCCACAGCCTACTCAatccacagcccccgccataaaggggcacaggCGAGAGGCGTCGAGCAACTCCCCGGCTCGGCCACCAACTCATCAATAAAAACGAGATCATAACCGTTACTCTTTTGTATAATTCTCCCACcccgcaccgttccagagcaagctgatcgagacgacgacacatacacacagccactggtcacccatacatacacatacacattacaGCCCCTGCAgctatcgtttattttatcgtggtaagccagttatcaatagaatttttgttattaatccacaagaatagtcgaaatatgatttttctaagtggaattttatttcatcctcatataaagataatttaatatattatccctattaattcaattcagattcgtgtaaatacgagtaaacactagtactaGCATTTTGGTCGCAATTTTACAGATTTAAAGCtcagcacacttccagttaacccttttaaacgaaaataaaaaatagtgtgatcagaacactatcctaataaacatgtttcaatagaaaatactcaatataatatagtattaacagtgggaaaaaatcccaagtgaaaatacgtaatttttacttttgatttgaactggacgactacttagagagatttgaaagctgaaaagtactacaaatgaaagataaaataaccgactgtagattccaatattcattttgaacagaaaattaacagattttgagaaatcgaccgaacaacaccaagatatagaaaaatcgcgcgatttaaaaaacacagatatctccgaatctcgagccaatcaacactttttattaccagattcgtgttaactgggcatagatctataagaaaagtcatatctcgtctctgaaacatttttcgtgtcgaacagtgtaatcaaattaaattatagtaaagtataggaacacatacatatgtgacagagagacaaacattgatttatatacatatgtaggatttttATGAGTGGTActtaatgtcaggttggtatgagtaatgtatttataaatgagtaatgtaaaaaataaataaataaataaatttgtacgttggcatgcatacgcgcaagttggttaccaacttacacatttccttaacttcacattggcgcttcatactttcgcgtcgataaaatcgtcataacgaatattattattgagaagttttatcccgtttttttcacagtaacctTTCCGgtcatgtatacaaaaaatcctgaaagttccatcgtaatcggttcagtggtttagaagcctattccagacagacagacagacaaacatttttttttatatatatagactatagtattaagcttaaacttctagatatgaaatttcagttgaataaaccaaacggtttctgagaaaaactttTATGTTTATAACTCGATAAAAACTCGATGCTCTAGAGcagtggtttccaaactttatgctactacgcctctctaaaaaaaaattttttttccgcgcctccctaccttttattttttaatagatataataatatagacacgttttgaataataaacctttatttaaaaaaaaatactgaacactacaatagacagaataataaaaaggttttgctataacataaatttatacgatcacctttatttatttttatattaaattaataattaaactacgtccaacacatcaaaatttagtgcgaaggatgttgttgtttattggcacaaagtttatcaaatcttggggggacaatatggagagtgccactcgtaactccttttcaactattaacctggctcgatatttggttttcattgcagctagtgccgaaaagcccgtttcgaataaataagacgttacaaacggtagaaacacttgcattgctttgcaaaaGAAAGATTCATTATatatccactaagattcatccaaaatttaattatggtttaattctgaaacttttgttttagtgagctatcgcatgataattctatcaatttttctttttctatggttgtcagctcgaattcgtcttatTCAttatagttaaatggattctgtatccacaaaaattttgagaaatcaaggtctttgaaataattggaaaaatgcagcactaaaccatccaagtggtcaataaaaagatttttactttctTCAATATtgactgtggcccagaaatctttggaaagtgaaaacatatccaactcattcttttgtaaatttgatttccataacttcaactttttaatgaaagcttttactttgtctttttgaacaagtggatgtatttgtgatccctgcattgctttatttaaaccgctcaattttcgaaaaatttcaaccaaataggcaagttcatGTCTCTtcgtgttggttttcttcgagaaaggttgctaattaaatgtgtatataaaaatgaaagaaaaataaaaataaacattcatgcattgaatttttactgttaagcttaCTGTTAAGTTttgtttatttgtagatattatggtatgaaaattatttttttattaaaaagttttgacgcctcccctggcaatagtccgcgcctccccagggaggcgcgcctcccagtttagaaaccgctgctctagagtaaaagtactacttccggttcagataaaaatatttaaaaaatataaggttataaagattattattactattacatgcaaaaaaaatcggtttgggagataattgtatggggatctagtcttgttgtgaaggtcttcttcaccaccagtccgccatgtattatagacaggttcgtctgtgttcggtattaaatacagctatgttgaatatggtatttatttggtagtaacacgtatacacaagtatgattaattgttggtaaaagtgtttcgttcagcggtctctggatatggtagagtgtcgctggctcggcattcagctatgttcagaaggtctctggatgcggcagtgtgttgctggctcgttgttcggctatgttcggaaggcctctggatacggcagtgtgttgctggctcgtccggctggttggtcttccaagtccgcgtagtgtagtggtggctggtcaggagctgtatgtcgacgcttgctgctgtgggtcgactggcgttgtttgagttgtacctccttttatatggtttctggaatgcttggtggaagtggttattgatgcgtacgaaaggaatttgttttcgtcgaggcgtcgaattttctggaatgcttgatggaagtggtcgtacgagcatttagtttattgatgcgtacgaaaggaatttgctttcgtcgaggcgtcgaattttctggaatgcttggtggaagtggttattgatgcgtacgagaggaatttgttttcgtcgaggcgtcgaattttctggaatgcttggcgcctttccgctcgatgtattttaatggtggcggcgtgtttcgatcgttttggttccactcgactggtaggggcgttccgcttgagtttaatataacgactgcaggtgcatgtcgtctgggtttcgggaatgtagtttgttgttgcggaatattctcgaatgtttcgatgacgatgacgacgacgagattcctacaattgtattcaaaaacataaaaatgaggacacctataaggggaggtaccatttccgggcaacttaaaaatttgttaagtttcagttcgatagggctAACggttgttcaaaaaatacacagacacacccacacaccgaaagtcaaaagattatggaggatgaacgaatgagacgactggcatgttaatgcacgtgtttattatatgacagctgaagacagagtgagtagtggctctccgaacccagccgagttggttcccactcgcaggaaggcaaccaaactcgaccatgtcgtataagcgagccgccacatcactcccccccagcatcagcgataccaaaattacaaagaaacaaattttacaaaagaaaaaaattattgttacacaaagagaaaaaaaaaatattgagtggggagaaaaaaattgttgacgtgggtcatccgctgtgtaggtgtaccgccttgaatggtcggtagattcgagggcggtgacgtcgcgagcaggacggtggctggtccgatggtcgcgccgatgcgatgctgcggcggcgccgctcttccgaggctgatgtcggttggtggggcggcgggggcggcaggggcatcgatgtggttgatgatactccgagctggactgtgagtcgttgtggctcgtggaggtgttgtagcgctaccgcccgtctcggcgtgacgacgctcgtggggacggacggggccttgatgatgatgatgatgatgatggtgctgaggtggtgtatgtcttgtggtgctggatgaccgttctatgtgtagtggatcgcgcatgactccacatccagctgtcaagatcgtcgtctcattcgctcccccattttttgcacctgtcatcgacgttgtggctggactcatgtcgataggtaggtaggtagccctgtctgctcgtttattgtcactcgcgggccgcggcgtgctgtgttgatagcgatgggggcgcggcgggtagctttcccgcctggatcggcgaggcagggatgagcggcatgttgaaattgatcgaggctgcgtggctcgatgtcgggggtcaccagtatggaggatgaacgaatgagacgactggcatgttaatgcacgtttttattatatgacagctgaagacagagtgagtagtggctctccgaacccagccgagttggttcccactcgcaggaaggcaaccaaactcgaccatgtcgtataagcgagccgccacaagaTCAAAAAAACCGTAGtacaaaaaacttttttaaaaacatacctccttttggttttgtatataatattaagatatataaaaaataaatgtatataaaaaataatctactaaaatataaaaaataaatgtatataaaaaaatatatgtatacaaaatactTAAGTAGCAAAAAactcaaataaatgtatataaaaaaattaaatcaaaaagatttcgatgattggggtttcaatgaaaattatgatccccgcttaaactaatgtaattaaatatattactaagaggtttgggccgccttggtatgtatgtgatgatctaaataataataacgatcTAAATGCGTTATTATTATTctgtgcgcgcacattaatacgggaggaaaagcctgttcttcttgttcctgttgtatcctgctcgcgcaaattaagtaaggatgtacgacggggagaGAGATAGTTTTACCGCAtgccacatatatatatacactaacCTTTTTCATATGCGGTCACCCTCATTTTCTGTACCCCCTCTCAACAGTTCTGGTTGACACTGTCTTTCGCTTTTGAGGAATTGCCTGTGCGCAAATAGTTGGGTTACCTGAAAGTTGGTATAACTAGTACCAAATTTAGACAAATGATGTCACAAACAAATAATTAGGCTAAGGCAAGTCGATCTGGCTGCTGTCAGGAACGTTAAAtacagggacgatggagtgcaggctttgtcttggaccagctccggccgactcttccgtctccatcttcggcgatccccatccagagcgtctggagcaacgcattcggacctgctgtcaaatttatgtcagttgctggttacaggttacaattaTTGTGCACCCAATTGGTTAACTCTTCTACTTctttcatctgcaggttaaaagaggcgacgGGTTGCCGAacacggtgtgtctttcgtgtaagaccaatctggaatcgttaatcagctttcgaaaggcttgttttcgaaacaACGAAACATCTCAAGTGAGGTTGGATGATTGCTTGAATATCAAGACTGAAGAGGTTTtgttggaagatttaatatgggacgatgagccttcaataccgacaattcaccgaaagagtagtgaaatttgttcaaagccaTCTCCCAGTGAATCTGAACTTGTTTTACATACTAGAGAAAAGCTGTTCAAATGTGCAACTTGTTTAatatcatttactcgaaaagatagacttgtgatacatttaagatctcacacaggaAAAATGCCTTATaactgtgaaatttgtttaaaatcatttactcgaaaatttAATCTCAGGTTACATAAAAAAACGCATtatgggataaaaccacacaaatgtgacatttgtttaaaatcgtttttcCATAAATCTAGCCTCGCAATGCATGAAagatttcatactgggatacagttatacaaatgtgacgtttgtttcaaatcatttattcgaaaagatagacttgtgatacatttaagatctcacacaggggaaaaaccttacaagtgtgaaatgtgtttaaaatcattttctcaaaaatcagtCCTTAAATCACATGAAATATTACATACTGgtataaaaccacataaatgtgaaatttgtttaaaatcatttactcataaATATAGCCTTGATTCACATAAAATAACgcatactggggtaaaaccatataaatgtgaaatttgtttaaaatcatttacacaaaaatctagCCTCAGGTTACATAAAAAAACGCATACCGGGATAatgccatacaaatgtgaaatttgttcaaaatcattttctcaaaaatatagCCTCGagttacataaaaaattgcatactgggataaaagcacacaaatgtgaaacttgtttaaaatcgttcattcataaatatgaacttgtgctacatttaagatctcacacgggagaaaagccttaccagtgtgaaatttgtttaaaatcatttgctctaAAATCAAACCTCGGgttacataaaaaaacacatactgggaaaaaaccacacaaatgtgaaatttgtttaaaatcattttctcaaaaatctagcctcatttcacatttaaaattacatactgGGATAcgaccatacaaatgtgacatttgtttgaaatcattttctcgaaaatctggTCTTGTTTTACATTTAaggtctcacacgggggaaaagccttacatgtgtgaaatttgtttaaaatcatttactcgaaaatgtagcctcatattacatataaaaacgcATTCTGggttaaaaccacacaaatgtgacatttgtttaaaatcatttatccgAAAAGGTGACCTCGTGCGACATGAAAATTCTCATAAGgtggaataataaaaatatatatatacagtaacGGTAATTGATATCGCAACCCCCTTAAATATCTTGAATTCTCGCAATTTCTCGGTAGAAGGTCCCCTACTTTCGAAAATA
This window contains:
- the LOC143919096 gene encoding uncharacterized protein LOC143919096; amino-acid sequence: MECRLCLGPAPADSSVSIFGDPHPERLEQRIRTCCQIYVKRGDGLPNTVCLSCKTNLESLISFRKACFRNNETSQVRLDDCLNIKTEEVLLEDLIWDDEPSIPTIHRKSSEICSKPSPSESELVLHTREKLFKCATCLISFTRKDRLVIHLRSHTGKMPYNCEICLKSFTRKFNLRLHKKTHYGIKPHKCDICLKSFFHKSSLAMHERFHTGIQLYKCDVCFKSFIRKDRLVIHLRSHTGEKPYKCEMCLKSFSQKSVLKSHEILHTGIKPHKCEICLKSFTHKYSLDSHKITHTGVKPYKCEICLKSFTQKSSLRLHKKTHTGIMPYKCEICSKSFSQKYSLELHKKLHTGIKAHKCETCLKSFIHKYELVLHLRSHTGEKPYQCEICLKSFALKSNLGLHKKTHTGKKPHKCEICLKSFSQKSSLISHLKLHTGIRPYKCDICLKSFSRKSGLVLHLRSHTGEKPYMCEICLKSFTRKCSLILHIKTHSGLKPHKCDICLKSFIRKGDLVRHENSHKVE